A single window of Pontibacillus chungwhensis DNA harbors:
- a CDS encoding thioredoxin family protein gives MQLEEWFEKGIRPQEYVTGMEKHQDNLMNVYQSFQLPEDQQFFDDLKVKQLRVIVLTEDWCGDAMMNIPVLLKLSEAARMDVRFLKRDEHTELMDQYLTNGTSRSIPIFIFINEDGEEEAVWGPRAPKIQQVVDDARANLPDKDHPSFEEKQKEMILFLTKAYSENEEFWQEVYASLKETLSALEIKTK, from the coding sequence GTGCAGTTAGAAGAATGGTTTGAGAAGGGGATCCGTCCTCAAGAATACGTAACAGGCATGGAAAAACATCAAGATAATCTAATGAATGTATATCAATCGTTTCAATTACCAGAGGATCAACAATTCTTCGATGATCTTAAAGTGAAACAGCTACGCGTCATCGTCCTCACCGAGGATTGGTGCGGGGACGCAATGATGAATATACCGGTATTGTTAAAGTTGTCAGAGGCAGCTCGTATGGATGTTCGCTTCTTAAAAAGGGATGAACATACAGAACTCATGGATCAATACCTCACAAACGGTACCTCCCGTTCAATACCAATTTTCATTTTTATCAATGAAGATGGAGAGGAAGAAGCGGTCTGGGGGCCAAGGGCACCGAAAATTCAACAGGTCGTTGATGATGCTCGTGCGAACCTGCCCGATAAAGACCACCCAAGCTTTGAAGAAAAGCAGAAAGAAATGATTCTTTTCTTAACAAAGGCATACAGTGAAAACGAAGAATTTTGGCAAGAGGTCTATGCCAGTCTGAAAGAAACCCTTTCAGCATTAGAGATCAAAACGAAATAG
- a CDS encoding (S)-benzoin forming benzil reductase, with translation MKIAVITGVSKGLGESVAESMMGRGVHIIGVSRSDNEKLNQKAEENGVSYTHYPCDLSSQEELESVFSRINQHVKEQSPQKVYVVNNAGVVEPIDRVGALDANQVVKHVHINLIAPMLVTNMVVEQLADIDVDIINVTSGAANRPVYGWSTYGGTKAGLNYFTETTAFEQKQRGGKHRTVAFSPGVMDTDMQADIRSSSEEAFADVEKFKALKEEGKLRSPSVVADGLMKLLDEGFESGAVYRVDQLID, from the coding sequence ATGAAAATTGCTGTAATTACAGGTGTTTCAAAAGGGCTCGGCGAATCTGTTGCCGAGAGTATGATGGGAAGAGGGGTACATATTATCGGTGTATCCCGTTCTGATAATGAAAAGTTAAATCAGAAAGCAGAAGAAAATGGTGTCTCTTACACTCATTATCCTTGCGATCTTTCATCACAGGAGGAGCTTGAGTCTGTCTTCTCCCGAATTAACCAACACGTAAAAGAACAGTCGCCACAGAAAGTATATGTGGTGAACAACGCTGGTGTAGTAGAACCAATTGATCGCGTGGGCGCTCTAGACGCAAATCAGGTTGTTAAACATGTTCATATTAATTTGATTGCACCGATGTTAGTGACGAATATGGTAGTCGAGCAATTAGCGGACATTGATGTGGATATCATCAATGTAACCTCAGGGGCTGCAAACCGTCCGGTCTATGGATGGAGCACATATGGTGGTACAAAAGCAGGGTTAAATTACTTCACTGAAACAACTGCGTTTGAACAGAAGCAACGAGGTGGAAAACATAGAACAGTGGCTTTTAGCCCTGGAGTAATGGATACAGATATGCAAGCGGATATTCGCTCCTCTTCAGAAGAAGCTTTTGCCGATGTCGAAAAGTTTAAAGCGCTGAAAGAAGAAGGAAAGCTTCGCTCCCCTTCTGTTGTGGCGGATGGACTTATGAAGCTTCTTGATGAAGGGTTCGAAAGTGGAGCGGTTTATCGCGTAGACCAGTTAATAGACTAA
- a CDS encoding endonuclease MutS2, which translates to MNQKTFEVLDFYTILEHVARFAFTERGKETVLSLEPSFNKKQIERWLEEIDEAKEVLKISSSVPVHSLDDVSQMMEQARKGMFLRPDQFSQLQSFLDHCGKLKRFMKDKQYVAPTVALYAESIEDLSDLETEIQSSLRHGQVDDYASKELLKIRRQKHNQLAEIKDRIGRLAKSKKLATYMQEHVVAEKNGRFVLPIKATYRNKVKGTVLDSSSSGATVFIEPEEVTRLQEELEMTRLAEEREVEQILYYLTALVLEQERPLQIAMETMHQYDVIFAKAKYSMSIEGRAATLNTDYKIDLIEAKHPLIHNPVPLTISLGEDYHALVITGPNTGGKTVTLKTVGLLTLMAQSGLHIPAHQGTNLHIFQQLFVDIGDGQSITENLSTFSSRLVNIIEILEQSNDHTLVLLDELGSGTDPAEGMGLATAILDQLYDKGAMLLATTHYNEMKDFAESRNGFLNGSMEFDLETLRPTYRLRLGTTGKSQAFEIALKLGMHPAIIEKAHEISYKEEKTYEMREDADPKLMEKQIKTNAYARKSSKKKNHKEEKVPRYNKGDNVTVLATEETGIVYTGPDAKGNYVIQVKGEKQTINHKRIALHIPAEELYPADYDFDIIFKSKDYRKIRKQLDRKHVDGLTLEEEDES; encoded by the coding sequence TTGAATCAGAAGACATTTGAAGTGTTGGATTTTTATACAATTTTAGAACATGTAGCGCGATTTGCGTTTACGGAGCGAGGGAAAGAAACGGTGCTTTCTTTAGAGCCCTCCTTTAATAAGAAACAAATTGAAAGATGGTTAGAAGAGATTGATGAGGCGAAGGAAGTACTGAAGATCAGCAGCAGTGTACCGGTTCATAGCTTGGATGATGTGAGTCAGATGATGGAGCAGGCTAGGAAAGGGATGTTTCTAAGGCCTGATCAGTTCTCCCAACTTCAATCGTTTCTCGATCATTGTGGGAAGTTGAAGCGATTTATGAAAGACAAACAGTATGTGGCTCCCACTGTTGCATTATACGCTGAGTCCATTGAGGATCTAAGTGACCTCGAAACAGAGATTCAGTCCTCTTTACGTCACGGTCAGGTAGATGATTATGCTTCTAAGGAACTGCTGAAGATTAGAAGGCAAAAGCATAATCAGCTTGCAGAGATTAAGGATCGAATCGGACGTTTGGCTAAATCTAAAAAGTTAGCAACGTATATGCAGGAGCACGTCGTTGCAGAGAAAAATGGCCGGTTTGTGCTGCCCATAAAGGCAACGTATCGCAATAAAGTAAAAGGAACGGTGCTTGATTCTTCATCTTCTGGAGCGACCGTTTTTATTGAGCCTGAAGAAGTCACCAGGTTGCAAGAAGAGTTAGAAATGACGCGTCTTGCTGAAGAGCGGGAAGTCGAGCAGATCTTGTATTATTTAACTGCCCTCGTATTGGAACAAGAGCGTCCTCTTCAGATAGCGATGGAAACCATGCATCAATATGATGTGATCTTTGCAAAAGCGAAGTACAGCATGAGCATAGAGGGAAGAGCCGCCACCTTAAACACAGATTATAAAATCGATCTTATAGAGGCTAAACATCCTTTAATTCATAACCCTGTACCTCTTACGATCTCGCTTGGAGAGGACTATCATGCTCTCGTTATTACAGGTCCGAACACAGGTGGTAAGACCGTCACGTTAAAAACCGTTGGACTGCTCACGTTAATGGCACAATCAGGCTTGCACATCCCTGCTCATCAAGGAACGAATCTTCATATCTTCCAGCAGCTGTTCGTCGACATAGGCGATGGGCAAAGCATTACAGAAAACTTAAGCACGTTTAGCTCTCGTCTTGTGAATATAATAGAAATTCTAGAACAGTCCAATGACCATACCCTTGTATTACTCGATGAACTTGGTTCTGGTACGGATCCGGCAGAAGGGATGGGTCTTGCTACAGCTATACTCGACCAACTCTATGACAAAGGAGCTATGCTTCTGGCAACAACTCATTACAACGAAATGAAAGACTTTGCCGAATCCCGGAACGGTTTCCTGAATGGATCAATGGAGTTCGATCTTGAAACCCTTCGTCCAACCTACCGCTTGCGTCTCGGTACGACCGGTAAAAGTCAGGCTTTTGAGATTGCCCTGAAATTAGGGATGCATCCAGCGATTATTGAGAAAGCTCACGAGATTTCTTATAAGGAAGAGAAAACGTATGAAATGCGAGAGGATGCTGATCCTAAATTGATGGAAAAGCAGATTAAGACGAACGCATATGCGAGGAAGTCTTCTAAAAAGAAGAATCATAAGGAAGAAAAGGTTCCTCGTTATAACAAGGGTGATAACGTAACCGTTCTCGCTACTGAAGAAACGGGGATTGTTTACACAGGGCCGGATGCAAAAGGGAATTACGTCATCCAGGTCAAAGGTGAGAAACAAACCATTAACCATAAGAGAATTGCTCTACACATTCCGGCGGAAGAATTGTATCCTGCTGATTATGACTTTGATATTATTTTTAAATCAAAAGATTACCGGAAGATAAGGAAGCAGTTAGACCGGAAACACGTCGATGGTCTAACACTTGAAGAAGAGGATGAATCCTGA
- a CDS encoding NupC/NupG family nucleoside CNT transporter produces the protein MDILFGIGSLAGIIFLSWLLSSHKSMVKWRTVAIGLVLEGLFVYFMLKVPFGQSMLNVAAKGVQHVIDFSSEGINFVFGGLFGEGTNIQFVFAINVLAVIIFISSLIAALYYLRIIPFIVRGIGFIVGKILGTSKVESFSAVGNTVLGVVEAPLLVKPYLSKMTRSETFAIMVGGTASASGAIFVAYAGMGIDVKYLLISIFSVPFVSLTIAKILEPESETSQLNEDIIMEKPEQVNVLEAISDGAVNGVKLALNIGGLLIAFISILALVNGILGIVDLDLATIFGYVLYPFALLIGIPVSDAFQAASIIGTKIAANELIAFNMVLDGQETLKPETMAILTVALCNFANLSSIGQLIVGLGSIAPSKKSQVAQLGVKAIIGGTLASFITAVFVGMFI, from the coding sequence ATGGACATTTTATTCGGAATCGGTTCGTTAGCAGGAATTATCTTTTTATCTTGGTTATTAAGCAGTCATAAAAGCATGGTGAAGTGGCGCACCGTTGCAATTGGATTAGTGCTAGAGGGATTATTCGTTTATTTCATGCTTAAAGTTCCTTTTGGCCAAAGCATGCTCAATGTAGCAGCTAAAGGGGTCCAGCATGTCATTGACTTCAGCAGCGAGGGCATCAACTTTGTGTTTGGAGGATTATTTGGAGAAGGTACGAATATTCAGTTCGTTTTCGCCATCAATGTATTAGCCGTAATCATCTTTATATCTTCTCTTATCGCTGCTCTTTATTATTTACGTATCATCCCTTTTATTGTGCGCGGAATCGGATTTATAGTAGGTAAAATACTCGGAACGAGCAAAGTAGAATCATTCAGTGCTGTCGGGAACACAGTGCTAGGCGTTGTAGAAGCCCCATTACTTGTTAAACCCTATTTAAGTAAAATGACGCGCTCGGAGACTTTTGCCATTATGGTAGGGGGTACTGCTTCAGCCAGTGGAGCAATCTTCGTAGCCTATGCCGGTATGGGGATCGACGTGAAATACCTGCTCATTTCCATTTTCAGCGTTCCTTTCGTATCTCTTACAATTGCTAAGATCTTAGAACCTGAGAGTGAGACTTCTCAATTGAATGAAGACATCATTATGGAAAAGCCTGAACAAGTGAATGTGCTTGAAGCCATTTCAGACGGCGCAGTGAACGGGGTAAAGCTTGCTTTGAATATCGGAGGACTCCTCATTGCATTTATTAGTATACTGGCCTTAGTTAATGGGATCTTAGGCATCGTTGACCTTGATCTAGCCACAATCTTTGGTTACGTTCTCTATCCTTTTGCCCTGCTAATCGGAATCCCAGTAAGCGATGCTTTCCAAGCAGCATCCATTATCGGGACGAAAATTGCTGCCAACGAATTAATTGCCTTTAACATGGTACTTGATGGACAAGAAACGTTGAAACCAGAAACAATGGCGATCCTCACTGTAGCTTTATGTAACTTTGCGAATCTTTCTTCGATCGGCCAATTGATTGTAGGACTCGGATCCATTGCCCCTTCTAAGAAAAGCCAGGTTGCTCAATTGGGCGTTAAGGCCATTATCGGCGGAACGCTCGCAAGCTTTATCACAGCAGTATTTGTGGGAATGTTCATATAA
- a CDS encoding aspartyl-phosphate phosphatase Spo0E family protein, whose product MNATLSTPKLVGIEIEKKRKEMVDSAMQRGFNHERTLRLSQELDQLINQWNAIHELSSN is encoded by the coding sequence TTGAATGCAACTTTATCGACCCCTAAATTAGTTGGTATTGAAATTGAGAAGAAGCGTAAAGAAATGGTGGATAGCGCTATGCAACGTGGGTTTAATCATGAACGGACGTTGCGACTAAGTCAGGAATTGGATCAATTAATTAATCAGTGGAATGCCATACACGAACTAAGCTCTAATTAA
- a CDS encoding YdcF family protein, translated as MKRLLTLLFWVGILYVGYIGYSIWTFEGDRPLESTDAAVVLGAAAYYDKPSPVLKERVNHAVKLYKDGKVDHVILTGGKGEGAPFAESEVARDYAVEKGVPKEDTFVDLTSKITEGNIINAKLIGEEQGFKDYTLVSDPLHMKRSMAIANQINLDAVASPTETSAYQSLETRVPFFLREWAFYFLYKGSLIVPDSLKPDDWVPVNR; from the coding sequence TTGAAGAGATTACTTACATTGCTGTTTTGGGTTGGAATTCTATATGTGGGATACATAGGGTATTCGATTTGGACATTTGAAGGAGATCGGCCACTTGAATCTACTGATGCAGCTGTAGTATTAGGAGCTGCAGCTTATTATGATAAGCCTTCTCCTGTCTTAAAAGAGCGTGTGAATCACGCGGTGAAACTATACAAAGACGGCAAGGTTGATCATGTCATCCTCACTGGTGGGAAGGGAGAGGGGGCTCCTTTTGCAGAGTCGGAAGTAGCTCGTGACTATGCAGTAGAAAAAGGGGTTCCGAAAGAGGATACTTTCGTTGATCTGACTTCTAAGATTACAGAAGGGAACATCATCAATGCGAAGCTTATTGGAGAAGAGCAAGGGTTTAAGGACTACACCCTTGTCAGTGACCCTCTTCATATGAAGCGTTCAATGGCGATTGCTAACCAAATTAACCTCGACGCAGTAGCCTCACCGACGGAAACCTCAGCCTATCAATCATTAGAAACGAGAGTTCCGTTCTTCTTAAGAGAATGGGCTTTCTACTTCCTATATAAAGGAAGCCTTATTGTGCCAGACAGTCTGAAACCTGATGACTGGGTCCCGGTAAACCGTTGA
- a CDS encoding aspartate aminotransferase family protein translates to MTWTHLLESIHDRLAPTMAKDFPNLPVEKEEGCYYYGTDGKEYLDFSSGIAVTNVGHRHPKVAQAIKDGADQLTHGPSGVIMYEPLLTLADRLAAIMPGNLECFFFSNSGTEAVEGALKLAKYTTERPYVISFTGGFHGRTMGSLGVSTSKSKYRKFMQPNGLTYQIPYANPKACPEGEDPGDFCVKQLEKDIQSLFEHQVTPDEVACMILEPILGEGGYIVPPQAWLQKVREICDQHGILLIFDEVQTGFGRTGEMFAASHFGVTPDIMAVAKAMASGLPLSATVASKELMQKWPVGSHATTYGGNPIACNAALAVLDVIQEENLLENTKDVGAYAHKKLTDLAAKHDVIGDVRGVGLMLAIDIVDPVTGEGDSKGLMTILESALEKGALFYFCGNKTEVIRVIPPLTISKEQIDQGLEILDSALCEYEASIRVS, encoded by the coding sequence ATGACATGGACGCACTTACTCGAATCAATACATGACAGATTAGCCCCAACAATGGCAAAAGACTTTCCTAACTTGCCTGTCGAGAAAGAAGAGGGCTGTTACTATTACGGAACAGATGGCAAAGAATACCTTGATTTCTCCTCTGGTATAGCTGTAACAAATGTCGGACACAGACACCCAAAAGTTGCGCAAGCGATAAAAGACGGAGCTGATCAGCTCACACACGGTCCATCCGGCGTGATTATGTATGAACCGCTTCTTACATTAGCCGACCGGTTAGCCGCTATTATGCCTGGAAACCTGGAGTGCTTTTTCTTCTCAAATAGTGGAACAGAAGCAGTAGAAGGTGCACTTAAACTAGCCAAATACACAACAGAACGTCCTTATGTAATCTCCTTCACGGGCGGCTTTCACGGAAGAACAATGGGTTCATTAGGGGTAAGCACCTCTAAGAGCAAATATCGTAAATTCATGCAGCCAAATGGATTAACCTATCAAATCCCTTATGCCAATCCAAAAGCTTGTCCTGAAGGAGAAGACCCGGGTGATTTCTGCGTCAAACAACTAGAAAAGGATATTCAATCCTTATTTGAACATCAGGTTACTCCAGATGAAGTAGCCTGCATGATTCTAGAGCCCATTTTAGGTGAGGGAGGGTATATCGTTCCCCCACAAGCTTGGCTTCAAAAGGTACGGGAAATTTGCGATCAACATGGCATACTTCTTATCTTCGATGAAGTTCAAACTGGATTCGGTAGAACAGGAGAAATGTTCGCAGCCAGTCACTTCGGTGTGACCCCAGACATTATGGCCGTAGCGAAAGCGATGGCATCCGGGCTCCCATTAAGTGCGACAGTCGCTTCTAAAGAATTAATGCAAAAGTGGCCTGTTGGCTCTCATGCGACAACTTATGGAGGAAACCCAATTGCCTGCAATGCCGCACTAGCAGTTCTTGATGTCATCCAGGAAGAAAACTTGCTCGAAAATACAAAAGATGTAGGCGCCTATGCTCATAAGAAACTCACGGACTTAGCGGCCAAACACGATGTGATAGGAGATGTCCGTGGAGTGGGTCTGATGCTTGCAATTGACATCGTCGATCCTGTTACAGGCGAAGGAGATAGTAAAGGGCTGATGACCATTTTAGAATCTGCCTTAGAGAAAGGAGCGCTCTTCTACTTCTGCGGAAACAAAACAGAAGTCATCCGCGTGATCCCGCCTCTTACGATCTCTAAAGAACAGATCGATCAAGGGTTAGAAATCTTAGACAGCGCTTTGTGTGAATACGAGGCATCCATCCGTGTCTCCTAA
- the treR gene encoding trehalose operon repressor, with protein sequence MGIYEELVESIKTSVYKEGETLPSENELAETFQTSRETIRKALNLLSQNGFIQKVRGKGSVVLDVGKFNFPVSGLVSFKEVSKHMGEKTRTHVNELSLIHADPSIQEAMQLDEEALVWYVSRSREFSGERIILDKDYLYYGSVPRLTREICEDSIYSYLEGEVGLTISFAKKEITVEEPTAEDRRLLDFEGFANIVVIKNYVYLDDATLFQYTESRHRPDKFRFVDFARR encoded by the coding sequence ATGGGCATTTATGAAGAGCTTGTGGAATCGATTAAGACGAGTGTGTATAAGGAAGGAGAGACCCTTCCGTCAGAAAATGAGTTAGCTGAAACATTTCAAACCTCAAGAGAAACGATTCGTAAAGCATTAAATCTGTTATCGCAAAATGGGTTTATTCAAAAGGTCAGGGGCAAGGGGTCAGTCGTACTTGACGTGGGGAAGTTTAATTTTCCGGTTTCTGGACTTGTGAGTTTCAAAGAAGTATCAAAGCATATGGGGGAGAAGACGCGCACGCACGTAAATGAGCTTTCCTTAATTCATGCAGATCCGTCTATTCAAGAAGCGATGCAGCTAGACGAAGAGGCGCTCGTATGGTATGTGAGTCGGTCTCGTGAATTTAGCGGGGAGCGAATTATTTTGGATAAAGATTACCTTTATTATGGGAGTGTGCCTCGTTTGACCCGGGAGATTTGTGAGGATTCTATTTACTCATATCTAGAAGGGGAAGTAGGGCTAACGATTAGTTTCGCGAAGAAAGAAATCACAGTAGAAGAACCCACAGCTGAAGATCGCAGACTCCTGGATTTTGAAGGCTTTGCCAACATCGTGGTAATCAAAAACTATGTTTATCTCGATGATGCGACTCTTTTTCAATATACAGAATCTAGACACAGACCAGACAAGTTTCGCTTTGTAGACTTTGCCCGGCGTTAA
- the treC gene encoding alpha,alpha-phosphotrehalase, which translates to MTQPWWKQSVVYQIYPKSFNDTTGNGTGDIQGIIEKLDYLNHLGVDVIWLTPIYTSPQKDNGYDISDYFNIYEEYGTMEDFERLLQEAHDRGIKIIMDIVVNHTSTEHEWFQQSKQSIDNPYRDYYFWKDPVDGGAPTNWESKFGGNAWAFDAETGQHYLHLFDVTQADLNWENEAVRKSVYDMMHFWLQKGVDGFRLDVINLISKNQAFPNDYEGDGRRFYTDGPRVHEYMHEMNQEVFSKYEMMTVGEMSSTTIDDCVKYTHPDRQELDMTFSFHHLKVDYPNGEKWTVANFDFKELKKVLSDWQVGMQQGGGWNALFWCNHDQPRVVSRFGNDTVYHRESAKMLATTIHLMRGTPYIYQGEEFGMTNPKFDTIEDYRDVESLNMYEILKEQGKTDNEILAILAQKSRDNSRTPMQWNASEQAGFTENTPWIPVAKNYQEVNAEAAVNDEHSAFYHYKKLIELRKQYDIITSGDYELLSYEDDRVFAYARHGESEKLLVVNNFYGDHTTFEVPESIDLEAYEGERILSNYEASPNVNRAIELRPYESVVYHLTK; encoded by the coding sequence ATGACACAGCCATGGTGGAAGCAATCAGTCGTTTATCAAATCTATCCGAAGAGCTTTAACGACACGACAGGAAACGGAACGGGAGATATTCAAGGGATTATTGAGAAACTGGACTACCTCAATCATCTCGGGGTTGATGTCATTTGGTTAACTCCGATTTACACATCGCCTCAGAAAGATAATGGATATGATATCAGTGATTATTTTAATATCTATGAAGAATACGGCACGATGGAAGACTTTGAGCGTCTCTTACAGGAAGCTCATGATCGTGGTATTAAGATCATAATGGACATTGTGGTCAATCACACTTCAACGGAACATGAGTGGTTTCAGCAGTCGAAGCAATCGATAGACAATCCATATCGTGACTATTACTTCTGGAAAGACCCCGTTGACGGCGGTGCTCCGACGAACTGGGAGTCGAAATTCGGGGGCAATGCATGGGCCTTTGATGCAGAGACGGGGCAGCACTACCTGCACCTTTTCGATGTAACGCAGGCTGACCTTAACTGGGAGAACGAAGCTGTTCGTAAAAGTGTGTATGATATGATGCACTTTTGGCTTCAAAAAGGGGTCGACGGTTTCCGTTTAGATGTAATTAACCTGATCTCGAAAAATCAAGCCTTCCCAAATGATTATGAGGGAGACGGACGCCGGTTTTACACAGATGGACCACGTGTTCATGAGTATATGCATGAAATGAACCAAGAGGTCTTTTCTAAATATGAAATGATGACAGTAGGCGAGATGTCTTCTACTACGATCGATGACTGTGTGAAATACACGCATCCTGATCGGCAGGAGCTTGATATGACCTTTAGCTTCCATCATCTCAAAGTAGACTACCCAAATGGAGAGAAGTGGACGGTTGCGAACTTCGACTTTAAAGAGTTAAAGAAGGTCTTGTCTGATTGGCAAGTGGGGATGCAACAAGGTGGAGGCTGGAACGCGCTCTTCTGGTGTAACCATGACCAGCCTCGTGTCGTCTCTCGTTTCGGGAATGATACTGTCTATCACCGGGAGTCTGCGAAAATGCTAGCGACGACTATTCATCTGATGCGCGGTACGCCTTACATTTATCAAGGTGAGGAATTTGGAATGACTAATCCTAAGTTCGATACCATTGAGGACTATCGAGACGTTGAATCTTTAAATATGTATGAAATCTTAAAAGAGCAAGGGAAGACGGACAATGAAATCCTTGCTATTCTTGCGCAAAAGTCCCGTGATAATTCTCGTACACCTATGCAATGGAACGCTTCGGAGCAAGCAGGATTCACCGAGAACACACCGTGGATTCCTGTTGCGAAGAATTATCAGGAAGTAAATGCTGAAGCGGCTGTAAACGATGAGCATTCTGCATTCTATCATTATAAGAAGTTGATTGAGCTTCGGAAACAGTATGATATCATTACATCAGGAGACTACGAACTCTTAAGCTATGAGGATGATCGTGTGTTTGCTTACGCTCGTCATGGAGAATCTGAGAAATTGCTTGTCGTGAACAATTTTTATGGGGATCATACGACGTTCGAGGTGCCAGAATCGATTGATCTTGAAGCATACGAGGGCGAACGCATTCTATCTAATTACGAAGCGTCACCAAATGTAAATCGCGCGATTGAATTACGTCCTTATGAGTCCGTAGTGTATCATTTAACGAAATAA
- the treP gene encoding PTS system trehalose-specific EIIBC component yields the protein MNLKKQAQQIIEQVGGKENIQAATHCVTRLRLSLHDESKVNQEELEKLEAVKGSFSTNGQFQVVIGQGTVDKVYKEMVELGVGEASKDDVKQASSEKMNPLQKAIKTLADIFIPILPAIVTAGLLMGIHNILAQEDIFYDGQSLIAVHPQWADLAGIINLIANTAFAFLPGLIGWSAVKKFGGNPLLGIVLGLILVHPELLNAWDYGNAVKEGRVPTWNLFGLEVEKIGYQGQVLPVLLASYVLAKIEVFLRNRIPDSVQLLVVGPVALLVTGFLTFIAIGPLMFGLGNTITDGLVWVFDQFSAIGGLLYGALYPLLVVTGMHHTFLAVDVQLIGSTGSTFLWPILALSNISQGSAAFGVWLATKNENLKGLSVSSGVSAWLGITEPALFGVNLRYKFPFIAALVSSAIAGMYITIQSVRANSIGVGGVPGIVSIQNSGWISFIIGMVIVIVIPFVVTYVMAKRKKI from the coding sequence ATGAACTTAAAAAAACAAGCTCAACAAATTATCGAGCAAGTTGGTGGCAAAGAAAATATACAAGCTGCTACACACTGTGTGACTCGTTTACGGTTATCTTTGCATGATGAAAGTAAAGTGAATCAAGAAGAATTAGAAAAATTGGAAGCGGTTAAGGGATCGTTCTCAACAAATGGACAGTTCCAAGTCGTAATTGGTCAAGGGACTGTAGATAAGGTTTACAAAGAGATGGTGGAGTTAGGCGTTGGAGAAGCAAGTAAAGATGATGTGAAACAAGCATCTTCTGAAAAAATGAATCCGCTTCAAAAAGCCATTAAGACACTTGCGGATATTTTCATCCCAATTCTACCGGCCATTGTTACCGCCGGACTTCTAATGGGGATTCACAACATCCTCGCTCAAGAGGATATCTTTTATGATGGGCAATCTCTTATTGCCGTGCACCCGCAGTGGGCAGACCTAGCTGGCATTATTAATTTAATTGCGAACACGGCCTTTGCCTTCTTGCCCGGACTGATCGGTTGGTCAGCGGTTAAGAAATTTGGCGGGAATCCGCTACTTGGTATCGTACTTGGTTTAATCCTTGTCCATCCAGAGCTTTTGAACGCATGGGACTACGGAAATGCTGTGAAAGAAGGCCGAGTGCCAACGTGGAATTTATTCGGACTTGAAGTCGAGAAGATCGGGTATCAAGGTCAGGTTCTTCCGGTGTTATTAGCTTCTTACGTATTAGCGAAGATTGAAGTGTTCCTACGTAACCGGATACCGGATTCCGTACAGTTACTTGTTGTAGGTCCTGTCGCTTTACTTGTAACAGGATTCTTAACCTTTATTGCAATCGGACCGTTAATGTTTGGTCTTGGTAACACGATTACAGATGGTTTGGTCTGGGTATTTGATCAATTCTCTGCAATTGGTGGCTTACTATATGGTGCACTTTATCCATTGCTCGTTGTAACAGGAATGCACCACACGTTCCTTGCTGTCGACGTTCAATTAATTGGTAGCACAGGGTCGACATTCTTATGGCCGATACTTGCATTATCAAACATTTCACAAGGTTCAGCAGCATTTGGTGTATGGTTAGCTACAAAGAACGAGAATTTAAAAGGATTATCCGTATCATCTGGTGTTTCGGCTTGGTTAGGTATTACAGAACCTGCACTGTTTGGGGTTAACCTTCGCTATAAATTCCCATTCATCGCAGCGCTTGTATCTTCCGCTATTGCCGGAATGTATATCACCATTCAAAGTGTACGAGCCAATTCCATTGGGGTAGGCGGTGTACCGGGGATTGTTTCCATCCAGAACAGTGGCTGGATATCGTTTATCATTGGAATGGTTATTGTGATCGTTATCCCATTTGTAGTAACCTATGTAATGGCCAAACGCAAAAAAATATAA